A genomic region of Pelodiscus sinensis isolate JC-2024 chromosome 1, ASM4963464v1, whole genome shotgun sequence contains the following coding sequences:
- the C1H2orf15 gene encoding uncharacterized protein C2orf15 homolog, with protein sequence MGFCFSKSNTPILVLQNDPKMGNTTEDYLLQNTQGIQLGTRTALFQNTEKNKFEETENSIRSNEETHTDSYSSNALHSVTYVKENDGLEMTDVE encoded by the coding sequence ATGGGCTTCTGCTTCAGTAAATCCAATACTCCAATATTAGTCCTACAGAATGATCCAAAAATGGGGAATACTACAGAGGATTATTTACTGCAAAACACTCAGGGAATCCAGTTAGGAACCAGGACTGCCTTAttccaaaatactgaaaaaaataagTTTGAAGAGACAGAAAACAGCATTAGAAGTAATGAAGAAACTCACACAGATTCTTATTCTAGTAATGCATTGCACTCTGTGACTTACGTTAAAGAAAATGATGGGTTAGAAATGACTGATGTGGAATAA
- the LIPT1 gene encoding lipoyl amidotransferase LIPT1, mitochondrial, whose product MVILLSLKNCFQLHYGLKIPAAGFRCSANTGLIIQSVSSDIYQNLAVEDWVHDNMTLEDRHVLFMWRNSPTVVIGRHQNPWQECNLKIMREKNIKLARRRSGGGTVYHDLGNINLTFFTSKKKYERMENLKLVVRALKALRPQFDVRATERYDLLLNGNFKISGTAAKLGRTVAYHHCTLLCNADRFLLSSVLKSPYKGIKSNATPSMPALVKNLFEEDPSLTCEIVMDAIAAEYARCHKIDHCITLINPGDETVFPGINMKTKELQTWDWIYGKTPKFSIRTCFNMVYKQSLLEVKVDIQVKHGRIEACNIDLPEQWLPPAMCSELEKNLTGSKLCPSETAALASTLLRVCPQNYELHSKWSLLCETVMTLM is encoded by the coding sequence ATGGTAATCCTGTTATCCCTGAAGAACTGTTTTCAGTTACATTATGGCCTCAAGATTCCAGCAGCTGGCTTCAGGTGTTCAGCAAACACCGGACTTATTATACAGTCTGTTTCTAGTGATATTTATCAGAATTTGGCAGTCGAAGATTGGGTTCATGACAATATGACTTTAGAGGATAGACATGTTCTTTTCATGTGGAGAAATTCTCCCACTGTGGTGATTGGGAGACACCAGAATCCCTGGCAAGAGTGTAATCTCAAGATAATGAGagaaaaaaacataaaattagccagaaggagaagtgggggagggacagtTTACCATGATCTGGGCAATATCAATTTGACTTTCTTCACATCCAAGAAAAAATATGAAAGAATGGAAAACCTAAAATTAGTTGTTAGGGCTCTAAAAGCCTTGCGACCCCAGTTTGATGTGCGTGCCACCGAGAGATATGATCTGCTACTAAATGGGAATTTTAAAATCTCAGGTACAGCTGCAAAGCTAGGAAGGACTGTAGCTTACCATCACTGCACTTTACTATGCAATGCGGATAGGTTTCTTTTATCTTCTGTGCTGAAGAGTCCTTACAAGGGGATAAAAAGCAATGCCACTCCTAGCATGCCTGCGTTAGTGAAAAATCTCTTTGAAGAGGATCCTAGTTTAACATGTGAGATTGTCATGGATGCTATTGCTGCAGAATATGCGAGATGCCATAAAATTGACCATTGTATTACTTTAATAAATCCAGGTGATGAGACAGTTTTCCCTGGAATTAACATGAAAACCAAAGAACTCCAAACATGGGACTGGATATATGGCAAGACACCAAAGTTTAGTATTAGAACTTGCTTTAACATGGTGTATAAACAGTCTCTCCTTGAAGTTAAAGTGGATATACAAGTAAAGCATGGAAGAATTGAAGCTTGTAACATAGATTTGCCGGAGCAGTGGCTACCACCAGCAATGTGCAGTGAACTAGAAAAGAACCTAACTGGCAGTAAACTTTGCCCAAGTGAAACCGCAGCATTAGCAAGTACTTTGCTGAGAGTATGTCCACAAAACTATGAGTTGCACAGCAAGTGGAGTCTCTTATGTGAGACTGTGATGACACTAATGTGA
- the MITD1 gene encoding MIT domain-containing protein 1 isoform X1, with the protein MSQDGPGAVAALEPAAVAALRRAVELDSASRFQESLVCYQEGIDLLLQVLKGTKDETKKSHYRQKISAYMERAEAIKKCIAKEREDGKYHKQIKIEENATGFSYEKVFQDYLNETVTEVWVEDPYIRHIHQLYNFLRFCEMLVKGPCKVRTIHLRTSYDDGNGKNQQTSCLEEIKQSLKNYGITLNVSFSSSIHDREIKFNNGWMIKIGRGLDYFKKPQGRFCLGYCDFDLRPCHETTVDVFHTKHTKKT; encoded by the exons ATGTCCCAGGATGGGCCGGGCGCGGTGGCCGCGCTGGAGCCCGCGGCGGTGGCGGCGCTGAGGCGGGCGGTGGAGCTGGACTCGGCGTCCCGCTTCCAGGAGTCGTTGGTGTGTTACCAGGAGGGGATCGACCTGCTGCTGCAGGTGCTGAAAG gTACAAAAGATGAAACAAAAAAATCTCATTACAGACAAAAAATATCTGCCTACATGGAAAGAGctgaagcaattaaaaaatgtatTGCAAAAGAGAGAGAAG ATGGTAAATACCACAAGCAAATTAAAATTGAAGAGAATGCAACAGGTTTCAGCTATGAGAAGGTTTTCCAAGACTACCTTAATGAGACTGTTACAGAAGTTTGGGTAGAGGATCCATACATCAGGCATATTCACCAG TTGTACAACTTCTTACGATTCTGTGAGATGCTTGTTAAGGGGCCCTGCAAAGTGAGAACTATCCACCTCCGCACTTCCTATGATGAT GGCAATGGAAAGAATCAGCAGACAAGTTGCCTAGAAGAAATAAAGCAATCACTAAAGAACTATGGAATAACACTGAATGTCTCATTTTCATCTTCGATCCATGATCGAGAAATAAA attcaaCAATGGATGGATGATTAAGATTGGAAGAGGGCTTGATTATTTTAAGAAACCACAA GGTCGATTTTGTCTTGGATACTGTGACTTTGATTTGAGACCATGTCATGAAACAACAGTGGATGTCTTTCATACTaaacacacaaagaaaacatga
- the MITD1 gene encoding MIT domain-containing protein 1 isoform X2 produces MSQDGPGAVAALEPAAVAALRRAVELDSASRFQESLVCYQEGIDLLLQVLKGTKDETKKSHYRQKISAYMERAEAIKKCIAKEREDGKYHKQIKIEENATGFSYEKVFQDYLNETVTEVWVEDPYIRHIHQLYNFLRFCEMLVKGPCKVRTIHLRTSYDDGNGKNQQTSCLEEIKQSLKNYGITLNVSFSSSIHDREIKVDFVLDTVTLI; encoded by the exons ATGTCCCAGGATGGGCCGGGCGCGGTGGCCGCGCTGGAGCCCGCGGCGGTGGCGGCGCTGAGGCGGGCGGTGGAGCTGGACTCGGCGTCCCGCTTCCAGGAGTCGTTGGTGTGTTACCAGGAGGGGATCGACCTGCTGCTGCAGGTGCTGAAAG gTACAAAAGATGAAACAAAAAAATCTCATTACAGACAAAAAATATCTGCCTACATGGAAAGAGctgaagcaattaaaaaatgtatTGCAAAAGAGAGAGAAG ATGGTAAATACCACAAGCAAATTAAAATTGAAGAGAATGCAACAGGTTTCAGCTATGAGAAGGTTTTCCAAGACTACCTTAATGAGACTGTTACAGAAGTTTGGGTAGAGGATCCATACATCAGGCATATTCACCAG TTGTACAACTTCTTACGATTCTGTGAGATGCTTGTTAAGGGGCCCTGCAAAGTGAGAACTATCCACCTCCGCACTTCCTATGATGAT GGCAATGGAAAGAATCAGCAGACAAGTTGCCTAGAAGAAATAAAGCAATCACTAAAGAACTATGGAATAACACTGAATGTCTCATTTTCATCTTCGATCCATGATCGAGAAATAAA GGTCGATTTTGTCTTGGATACTGTGACTTTGATTTGA
- the MRPL30 gene encoding large ribosomal subunit protein uL30m: MAAAVLGCVAKRPLAAWRNLAKSSMESLTWTGWIRHKFTKSRIPASVFQLQPSDHEKYGGDPQQPHKLHLITRIRSGIGRPYWEKKIIHDFGLDKRFQPRVHKNIPAVNAKLKVIKHLIRIRPLKLPHGIPTEEEMSDTFLKSTGELVIRRRLKPVEQKAIMS; this comes from the exons ATGGCGGCGGCCGTGCTGGGCTGCGTTGCTAAGAGACCCCTGGCCGCCTGGCGA aATCTGGCAAAAAGCAGCATGGAGTCACTGACCTGGACAGGATGGATTCGCCATAAATTTACTAAATCAAGAATTCCAGCTTCA GTATTTCAGCTACAACCTTCAGATCATGAAAAGTATGGAGGTGATCCTCAGCAGCCTCACAAATTGCATCTTATCACTAGAATCAGAAGTGGAATAGGTCGTCCCTACTGGGAAAAGAAGATAATACATGATTTTGGACTGGATAAA AGATTTCAGCCCAGAGTGCACAAAAATATCCCAGCTGTGAATGCAAAACTGAAAGTCATAAAGCATCTGATAAG aatacgacctctgaaattaccTCATGGAATTCCAACAGAAGAGGAAATGTCAGATACCTTCCTGAAGAGCACGGGAGAATTAGTAATTCGGCGGCGTCTGAAACCAGTGGAACAAAAAGCAATTATGTCATAG